A DNA window from Primulina tabacum isolate GXHZ01 chromosome 12, ASM2559414v2, whole genome shotgun sequence contains the following coding sequences:
- the LOC142520589 gene encoding protein BYPASS1-LIKE-like, with protein MPATDFHLASSSSFGFPISSRKRDQIHSMESPNGSTGQEIELEAFQRQVAERFRDLAPSDSDDLLSIPWIRKLLDTFLCCQEDFRVIVFKNKSQLNKPPMDKYITDYFGRILKALDVCNAIRDGIERIRQWQKQLEIVLCALDSQRTIGEGQFRRAKKALIDLAIGMLDEKESSSSVAHRNRSFVRNNAHRELRSLSHFRSLSWSVSRTWSAARQIQAIASNLVAPKTNEIISTNRLNVAVFTMSHVLLFVMWALVAAIPCQDRGLQIHLSVTKQFVWADPILSLHERILDESKKRDRRNSCGLLKEIHGIEKCARHMNELTDSVQFPLTMQKEAEVKERVQELALVHQAIKDGLDPLELEVRQVFHRIVRCRTEGLDSFGLANNHSR; from the coding sequence ATGCCAGCTACAGATTTTCATCTAGCATCGTCTTCAAGCTTTGGATTCCCGATTTCGAGCAGGAAACGTGATCAAATCCACTCCATGGAGTCTCCGAACGGATCCACCGGTCAGGAAATTGAATTAGAAGCTTTCCAAAGGCAGGTGGCTGAAAGATTTCGTGATTTAGCACCATCGGACTCCGATGATCTGCTTTCGATCCCGTGGATCCGAAAGCTTTTGGACACTTTCCTCTGCTGCCAAGAGGATTTCAGAGTCATTGTCTTTAAAAACAAGAGCCAGTTGAATAAGCCCCCGATGGACAAGTACATTACGGATTATTTCGGGAGGATTCTCAAGGCTTTAGATGTGTGTAACGCCATTCGTGATGGGATCGAACGGATTAGGCAGTGGCAGAAACAATTGGAGATTGTTTTGTGTGCTTTGGACAGTCAGAGAACCATTGGGGAGGGCCAGTTTCGCCGTGCCAAGAAGGCGTTGATCGATTTGGCTATAGGAATGCTCGATGAGAAAGAGTCTAGCTCGAGTGTTGCTCATAGGAATCGGTCTTTTGTGCGTAACAATGCGCATAGGGAGCTGAGATCTTTAAGTCATTTTAGATCTCTTTCTTGGAGTGTTTCGAGGACTTGGTCAGCAGCGAGGCAGATTCAAGCAATTGCGAGCAACTTGGTAGCTCCAAAAACTAACGAGATCATCTCCACCAATAGGTTGAATGTGGCTGTTTTTACCATGAGTCATGTGTTGTTGTTTGTGATGTGGGCACTCGTAGCCGCCATCCCTTGCCAAGATCGTGGCCTTCAGATTCACCTTTCGGTTACAAAGCAGTTTGTTTGGGCAGACCCAATCCTTTCACTACATGAAAGGATCTTGGATGAATCCAAGAAACGGGACCGTAGAAACTCTTGTGGGTTGTTGAAGGAGATTCATGGGATCGAAAAGTGTGCTAGACATATGAACGAATTAACCGATTCTGTCCAATTTCCATTGACAATGCAAAAAGAAGCAGAAGTGAAGGAAAGGGTTCAAGAATTGGCTCTGGTTCATCAAGCTATAAAGGACGGATTGGATCCGTTGGAACTCGAAGTTAGACAAGTGTTCCATAGGATCGTGCGGTGCAGGACCGAAGGACTCGACTCCTTCGGACTTGCAAATAATCATAGTAGATGA
- the LOC142520586 gene encoding uncharacterized protein LOC142520586: MRLNQATRTGILGKCSSYPTVSEYPFSYFCATFRSVRSHKEIEQEKPRFDFSCIHELDDAVCIFHEMVRVRPKPSVRVFNNLLSVVVKLKHHYAALQMIDEMRHLGGVLIDEYTMNIAINCYCHLNRVDFGFSIFGCLFKLGHEPNIITFNTLIKGFFLADKAFHAVEIFKKLLRDKPCEPDEVTFLTVINGLCKAGQTLMARDFLGTLAKGTCKPHVRTYSKIIDCLSKDKMVDDALQLLNQMIEKEVSPNVVTYNSVIQGLCNFGRWKEVKDLFIDMQGLKIYPDVITFNILVDAFCKKGMIDEAEDMLNSMKKINISPDIVTYTTLIDGYCLQGRIDKARRLFDSLALMCLKPGIVSYNIMLNGYIKKGKVDEALNFFHEISSNGLEPSIVSYNIMLQGLFCGGRYDAGQKLFNDMEALKVYPDIITYSVMLRSLCKTRQFTQAFSFLQTMEDKGLNPDIVIYSIMIDGLCKGEKPDVARILFNQLHLKGLKPDVVIYNIMIGSLCLEGHVQEAKHMLIDMEKGGCTPNSVTFNVFVQNLLKREELNEAMQLSEEMVRRGFSGNATTVSMLFHKFEECRDSVLLDMMKRLVPRK; the protein is encoded by the coding sequence ATGAGGCTAAACCAGGCGACTCGGACAGGAATTTTAGGCAAATGCTCCTCGTATCCGACTGTGAGTGAATAtccattttcatatttttgtgcTACATTTCGGAGTGTAAGATCACATAAAGAAATAGAACAAGAAAAACCcagattcgattttagttgtaTACATGAGCTGGACGATGCGGTGTGCATCTTTCATGAAATGGTCAGAGTGAGACCGAAACCTTCCGTTCGTGTATTCAACAACCTGTTGAGTGTGGTCGTAAAGTTGAAACACCATTATGCTGCCCTCCAAATGATTGATGAAATGCGTCATTTGGGCGGCGTTCTTATTGATGAATACACTATGAATATCGCGATTAATTGCTATTGCCACTTGAATCGAGTTGATTTTGGGTTCTCAATCTTTGGTTGCTTATTCAAGCTTGGTCATGAACCAAACATAATCACCTTTAACACTCTCATCAAAGGGTTCTTCTTAGCAGATAAGGCTTTTCATGCCGtggaaatttttaaaaagttgTTAAGAGACAAACCATGTGAGCCAGATGAAGTCACGTTCCTAACTGTAATAAATGGGCTGTGCAAAGCTGGGCAAACTCTCATGGCCCGTGATTTTCTCGGTACATTGGCAAAAGGAACTTGCAAACCTCATGTCCGCACTTATAGCAAGATAATTGACTGTCTCAGTAAAGATAAGATGGTAGATGACGCTCTCCAATTGTTGAACCAGATGATTGAGAAAGAGGTTTCACCAAATGTCGTCACTTACAATTCAGTGATCCAGGGCCTTTGCAATTTTGGCCGATGGAAAGAGGTGAAAGACTTGTTTATTGACATGCAAGGTCTCAAAATCTATCCAGATGTGATTACTTTTAATATATTGGTCGATGCATTTTGCAAGAAAGGAATGATCGATGAGGCGGAGGATATGTTGAATAGCAtgaagaaaataaatatttctccTGACATTGTTACGTACACCACCTTGATAGATGGATATTGTTTGCAAGGAAGAATAGATAAAGCACGGAGATTGTTTGATTCCTTGGCTTTAATGTGCCTCAAGCCTGGTATTGTTAGCTACAACATCATGCTCAATGGATACATTAAAAAAGGAAAGGTGGATGAGGCTTTGAACTTTTTTCATGAAATTTCTTCTAATGGATTGGAGCCTTCAATTGTTTCCTACAATATCATGTTGCAAGGATTATTTTGTGGAGGTAGATATGACGCTGGCCAGAAGCTTTTCAATGACATGGAAGCTCTGAAAGTGTATCCAGACATAATTACTTATTCTGTTATGTTGCGAAGCTTGTGTAAGACTCGACAATTTACCCAAGCATTTTCGTTTCTGCAAACTATGGAAGATAAAGGTCTCAATCCTGACATAGTCATCTATTCTATCATGATAGATGGATTATGCAAGGGTGAAAAACCTGATGTTGCTAGAATTCTTTTCAACCAACTTCATTTGAAAGGTTTGAAGCCCGATGTTGTGATTTATAACATCATGATCGGCTCACTTTGCCTAGAGGGACATGTACAAGAGGCAAAACATATGCTGATCGATATGGAAAAAGGTGGTTGTACACCCAATAGTGTGACATTCAATGTTTTTGTTCAGAACTTGCTAAAAAGAGAAGAACTTAACGAGGCAATGCAGCTCTCTGAAGAAATGGTAAGAAGGGGTTTCTCAGGTAATGCAACAACCGTGTCCATGCTATTTCATAAGTTCGAGGAATGTCGAGATAGTGTTCTGCTGGATATGATGAAAAGGCTTGTTCCAAGAAAATGA